One part of the Ktedonobacterales bacterium genome encodes these proteins:
- a CDS encoding cysteine hydrolase family protein produces the protein MNNKTALVIIDVQMGLFDEAYEEDREVLEHITELIARAHAAGSPVVYVQHNGWSGHPLEPGAPGFPIHPAIAPAEGDLIVQKRASDSFHDTTLQRELEARGVSHLVIVGAQTEFCVDTTCRRAASLGYAVTLAADGHLTGDRAPFTWDQIVAYHNTILPQLVTPGKPIKVQPAAEIAF, from the coding sequence ATGAACAACAAGACGGCGCTGGTGATTATTGATGTGCAGATGGGCCTCTTTGATGAAGCCTATGAAGAGGACCGCGAGGTATTGGAACACATCACGGAGCTCATCGCTCGCGCCCACGCGGCGGGCAGCCCGGTGGTCTATGTGCAGCATAACGGCTGGTCCGGGCATCCGCTGGAGCCGGGCGCGCCGGGCTTTCCGATTCATCCGGCGATTGCGCCTGCGGAGGGTGATCTGATCGTACAGAAGCGCGCGTCGGATTCGTTCCACGATACGACGCTTCAGCGCGAACTGGAGGCGCGCGGCGTCAGCCATCTGGTGATTGTGGGCGCGCAGACCGAGTTTTGCGTGGATACGACCTGCCGTCGCGCCGCCAGCCTGGGCTATGCTGTGACGCTGGCTGCGGATGGGCATCTGACTGGCGACAGAGCGCCCTTTACGTGGGACCAGATCGTCGCCTATCACAATACGATCCTGCCCCAGTTGGTGACGCCTGGCAAGCCGATCAAAGTGCAGCCAGCGGCGGAAATCGCCTTTTAG
- a CDS encoding dienelactone hydrolase family protein, which produces MIAFPVGEGAAPGYLALPRRGEGPGILVLHAWWGLNDFFKAVCERLAQEGFVVLASDLYHGEVATTIEEAERLSGSLFSGTQAEADIAGAVAYLRQHPAVKGQGIGCVGFSLGAMYAFSTSCARPADVAAVVAFYGAGPEADYSAARAAFLGHYAEQDEWEPDEFVTKTETTLRAAGKDVTFYRYPGTRHWFFEEDRPDAYNAEAAALAWQRTVDFLRLHLVQA; this is translated from the coding sequence ATGATTGCATTTCCAGTAGGCGAAGGCGCTGCGCCCGGCTATCTCGCGCTGCCCAGGCGCGGCGAAGGTCCAGGCATCCTGGTGCTGCACGCGTGGTGGGGCTTGAACGACTTCTTTAAGGCGGTCTGCGAGCGGCTGGCCCAGGAGGGTTTTGTGGTTCTGGCTTCTGACCTGTATCATGGGGAGGTCGCCACGACTATTGAGGAGGCTGAGCGCCTCAGCGGATCGCTGTTCAGCGGCACACAAGCGGAAGCTGACATCGCCGGGGCAGTGGCGTATCTGCGCCAGCACCCTGCGGTGAAGGGCCAGGGGATCGGCTGCGTGGGCTTTTCGCTGGGGGCGATGTATGCCTTCTCGACATCCTGCGCCCGGCCCGCCGATGTTGCGGCGGTTGTGGCTTTCTACGGCGCCGGACCCGAAGCGGATTATTCCGCCGCCAGGGCCGCGTTTCTTGGACACTACGCTGAGCAGGACGAGTGGGAGCCGGACGAATTTGTCACTAAAACGGAGACGACGCTGCGCGCGGCAGGGAAGGATGTGACATTCTATCGTTACCCAGGAACCCGGCACTGGTTCTTTGAGGAGGATCGCCCCGACGCCTACAACGCCGAGGCTGCCGCGCTGGCGTGGCAGCGCACGGTTGATTTTTTGCGCCTTCATCTTGTCCAGGCATAG
- a CDS encoding YafY family protein has protein sequence MYHPTTRLLTALELLQSRRQLSGPELADRLEVNVRSVRRYITMLQDLGIPVEGERGRYGAYRLRPGFKLPPLMFSEEEALALVLGLATARRLGLAEPALAAEGALAKIERVLPVALRERVQAVQESLVLALSAPAPMPNSELVVTLGVAVRQKRQVWLRYRSWAGEETERTFNPYSLVYREGRWYTVGYCQLREDIRVFRLDRVIEASLRDETFTSPAAFDALGHVERAIARTPGIWHVVVLLKTTLAEARGQIPPALATLEETENGVIMRCYVNQLEWIAHVLAGLGCPLVIQQPDELRLALAEHARHLAQWAEAGA, from the coding sequence GTGTATCATCCGACGACGCGCCTGCTGACGGCGCTGGAACTCTTGCAATCGCGGCGGCAGCTCAGCGGGCCAGAACTGGCAGATCGGCTGGAAGTGAACGTGCGCAGCGTGCGCCGCTATATTACCATGTTGCAAGACCTGGGCATCCCGGTAGAGGGAGAGCGCGGGCGCTATGGCGCGTACCGGCTGCGACCCGGCTTTAAGCTGCCGCCGCTGATGTTCAGCGAAGAAGAGGCGCTGGCGCTCGTGCTGGGCCTCGCCACCGCGCGACGGCTGGGCCTGGCGGAACCCGCCCTGGCCGCAGAGGGCGCGCTGGCGAAGATCGAGCGCGTCTTGCCCGTCGCGCTGCGCGAGCGCGTGCAGGCGGTGCAGGAAAGCCTGGTGCTGGCGCTGAGCGCGCCTGCCCCCATGCCCAACAGCGAACTGGTCGTCACGTTGGGCGTAGCAGTGCGCCAGAAGCGTCAGGTCTGGCTGCGCTATCGCTCGTGGGCCGGTGAGGAAACCGAGCGTACCTTCAACCCGTACAGCCTGGTCTATCGAGAAGGGCGCTGGTACACCGTCGGCTATTGCCAACTGCGCGAAGACATCCGGGTCTTTCGCCTGGATCGCGTCATCGAAGCCAGCCTGCGCGACGAGACCTTTACCAGCCCGGCAGCGTTCGACGCGCTGGGACACGTGGAGCGCGCCATCGCCAGAACACCGGGCATATGGCACGTCGTCGTGCTGCTCAAGACGACGCTGGCAGAGGCGCGTGGTCAGATACCACCCGCGCTTGCCACACTGGAAGAGACCGAGAACGGCGTCATCATGCGCTGCTACGTAAACCAGCTTGAATGGATCGCCCATGTGCTGGCCGGATTGGGCTGCCCGCTGGTCATCCAGCAGCCGGACGAACTGCGCCTGGCGCTGGCCGAGCATGCCAGACACCTCGCCCAATGGGCCGAGGCGGGCGCATGA
- a CDS encoding NotI family restriction endonuclease translates to MSGFGNHPLEFYGKRVAQETIGDFASVMAMQQCPFLGRRCVKQRKSDSNQTIGACAVGFQGNPLIICPHRFIARNQIFLDCFYLLTQTEPGLEYFAVPEISMPGGNIDYFLVATNGFFTLDYVGIEIQSLDTTGSGGIWTAREDVRQGLLAPAYPYGINWRMSAKTILMQMLHKADSFQGLGKKLVLVVQTPFFNYLAREFRTDHLRPANSEDTVHFHIYDSVLLNSELHLALKQRKSTSAEGIAKILVLGRESEIAPQEILDRIKAKMVGARQIQPPPPIAHGGEESIE, encoded by the coding sequence ATGAGCGGCTTCGGTAATCATCCTCTAGAGTTTTATGGAAAACGAGTCGCTCAGGAAACAATAGGAGACTTTGCTTCAGTGATGGCGATGCAGCAATGCCCTTTTCTTGGCAGGCGTTGTGTGAAGCAGCGCAAAAGCGACTCTAACCAGACCATTGGAGCATGCGCCGTTGGATTTCAGGGTAATCCTCTCATCATTTGCCCCCATCGTTTCATTGCCCGCAATCAGATCTTTCTGGATTGCTTTTATCTGCTTACACAGACAGAGCCGGGCCTGGAATATTTTGCTGTTCCAGAGATTTCAATGCCTGGTGGCAATATTGATTATTTTCTTGTAGCTACCAATGGCTTCTTTACATTAGATTATGTCGGTATAGAAATACAATCACTTGATACCACTGGCTCTGGCGGCATTTGGACAGCACGAGAGGATGTGCGTCAGGGATTGCTCGCGCCAGCTTATCCTTATGGGATTAACTGGCGCATGTCGGCCAAGACGATTCTTATGCAGATGCTCCATAAGGCCGATTCATTTCAAGGACTTGGTAAAAAGCTTGTTTTGGTAGTGCAAACCCCCTTCTTCAACTATCTTGCACGCGAGTTTAGAACAGATCATCTGCGTCCAGCAAACAGTGAGGATACAGTCCATTTCCACATTTATGACAGCGTATTGCTGAACTCAGAACTGCATCTCGCCCTGAAACAGCGAAAAAGCACAAGCGCTGAAGGCATTGCAAAAATACTTGTTTTAGGGCGTGAGTCAGAAATAGCGCCTCAAGAGATCCTTGATCGTATCAAGGCAAAGATGGTGGGCGCCCGGCAGATTCAGCCTCCTCCACCTATTGCACATGGTGGTGAGGAAAGTATAGAGTAG
- a CDS encoding site-specific DNA-methyltransferase, translated as MQGDAEEALKLFPSHAIDTCITSPPYWAKREYDSTSGLGAEAHWGDYVARLVRILHAVRRVLRPEGSLWLNIGDTYLNKNLCGIPWRVAFALQEDGWILRNSVVWDKVKGNPCNAKDKLRNVYEHVFHFVQQDKYFYDVDAIRNPPGKPSYRDGKIVTPTGVSGAKYEQQIRGSKDLTPEEKEAALAALAETLRKVEDGAISDFRMIIRGAQRSTHSDSKEFSGRANELQSRGFCILPYHKNGSKPGDVWHIIPEDEWRKDAHYAVFPQELCELPIKATCPQGGVLLDPFAGTGTALVTAVMMGRRGIGIDTSARYLLEARRRLQQATIEKPTKPEQRSLFDA; from the coding sequence GTGCAAGGAGATGCAGAAGAAGCGCTCAAACTCTTTCCCTCTCATGCGATTGACACCTGCATTACCAGCCCTCCCTACTGGGCAAAGCGAGAGTACGATAGTACAAGTGGACTGGGTGCAGAAGCGCATTGGGGAGACTACGTTGCGCGGCTGGTGCGCATCTTACATGCGGTGCGCCGCGTGCTACGCCCTGAAGGTTCGCTGTGGCTTAATATCGGGGACACCTATCTCAATAAGAATCTCTGTGGCATTCCCTGGCGTGTTGCTTTTGCGCTTCAGGAGGATGGGTGGATTCTGCGCAATTCGGTGGTTTGGGACAAGGTGAAAGGCAACCCCTGTAATGCAAAGGACAAGCTACGGAACGTTTATGAGCATGTGTTTCACTTTGTTCAGCAAGACAAATATTTCTACGATGTTGATGCTATCCGCAACCCTCCAGGAAAACCCTCTTACCGTGATGGAAAGATTGTGACGCCGACTGGGGTGAGTGGGGCCAAATATGAGCAACAGATACGTGGCAGCAAAGACTTGACGCCAGAAGAAAAGGAAGCTGCTTTGGCGGCGCTTGCCGAGACGCTGCGCAAGGTAGAGGATGGCGCTATTTCTGATTTTCGGATGATTATTCGAGGCGCCCAACGATCTACGCACTCTGACTCAAAAGAGTTCAGTGGCCGCGCGAATGAGCTCCAATCACGCGGCTTTTGCATTCTTCCTTATCATAAGAACGGGAGCAAGCCTGGGGATGTCTGGCATATTATCCCCGAAGATGAATGGCGCAAAGATGCGCACTATGCCGTGTTCCCACAAGAGCTTTGTGAGCTACCTATCAAGGCAACCTGTCCACAGGGTGGTGTGCTGCTCGACCCCTTTGCTGGGACGGGTACGGCCCTTGTCACGGCGGTCATGATGGGGAGAAGGGGTATAGGCATAGATACAAGCGCTCGCTATCTCTTAGAGGCGCGGAGGCGTCTCCAGCAGGCTACCATCGAAAAGCCTACAAAGCCAGAGCAAAGGAGCTTATTTGACGCATGA
- a CDS encoding protein kinase yields MEANDMCGALLLEQGTRVVSRSNQKVAHMQIGDILNGTYQVEHPLGMGGQARVWQARHLRLPRRFAIKECPLAGADLRERAERRSLFERERDILAALSHPGHPAIPKISDFWEEPDQLFIVLDLVEGETLIELLARRGRVTMPEAINLGRQICEVLTYLHNWTPPIIYRDLSPDNVILDRSGQLHLIDFGIARTYKPGQAQNTSSLGKVGYASPEHLEGGKAQTDVRSDIYTVGALLYHLLTGQEPIPVVDRLKQRAGLQGGRALTPPRSLNHHLTLAIENCIVRAMELEPARRFQTAEELERALQACDLSGRQTPLPLPSERSQQRIRTRPVDPASFWGGTSAPTATPPSLPPHPPSARPWPPEQPAPPNQPPLRGPTSGPNINRGLPPAISGNLGPAPLRRMATGPAGSAPTPAPSGPRSAGESAGTLFPQGTRPAGSGPLPEHPTSSHQAYPGRASGPGSIGTRRPTGSQGLQAPGHILPDLPLDHSSRALVPAPPGREPLPRAPVQRGPLLSRRRLLVGFGVVGVAVVGFGGAAFLLNRARSPYTALFTLNGDSLPVQCVAWSPNSRLLAGGGNSKLIKIWDTRTGASTMTLRGHTDFVQGVAWSNNGINLASASADKTILIWDALQGGSPELTLLGHTDTVYAVAWSPDRSMLASASADQTVRIWDAQHGGQPKQILTGHSDAVYDVAWSPDGELVASASNDGTTKIWDWRQGGAALHSLNSNTGFVRGVSWSPDSKQIASASRDQVVTVWNVDTSFPPAFTLSGPKDVVTSVSWSQDGALLAAGSADHTVLIWDAHQAGPPLNTLTGHSEMITSVAWSPDNTMLASASSDNTVMVWQRQS; encoded by the coding sequence GTGGAAGCGAACGATATGTGCGGCGCACTCCTGCTGGAGCAGGGAACCAGGGTGGTGAGCAGGTCGAACCAGAAGGTGGCGCATATGCAGATTGGCGATATTCTCAACGGAACCTATCAGGTTGAGCATCCGCTCGGTATGGGCGGCCAGGCGCGCGTCTGGCAGGCGCGCCACCTGCGCCTGCCGCGCCGGTTTGCCATCAAAGAATGCCCCCTGGCCGGAGCCGACCTGCGCGAGCGGGCCGAGCGCCGCTCCCTCTTCGAGCGCGAGCGCGATATTCTGGCCGCCCTCAGCCATCCGGGGCACCCGGCCATCCCCAAAATCTCCGACTTCTGGGAAGAGCCTGACCAACTCTTTATTGTCCTCGATCTGGTCGAAGGCGAAACCCTCATCGAACTGCTGGCGCGCCGGGGCCGTGTCACCATGCCCGAAGCCATCAACCTTGGCAGGCAAATCTGCGAGGTGCTGACCTATCTGCATAACTGGACACCGCCCATCATTTACCGCGACCTCTCGCCCGACAACGTGATCCTGGACCGCTCAGGCCAACTGCACCTCATTGACTTTGGCATCGCCCGCACCTACAAACCTGGTCAGGCCCAAAACACCTCTTCACTCGGCAAGGTCGGCTACGCCAGCCCCGAACATCTGGAGGGCGGCAAAGCGCAGACCGACGTGCGCTCAGACATCTACACAGTCGGAGCCTTGCTCTATCATCTGCTCACCGGCCAGGAACCCATCCCCGTCGTAGATCGCCTCAAGCAGCGCGCCGGACTCCAGGGAGGCCGCGCGCTCACTCCGCCCCGCAGCCTCAATCATCATCTTACCCTCGCCATAGAAAATTGCATCGTGCGCGCGATGGAACTGGAGCCAGCCCGCCGCTTCCAGACCGCCGAAGAACTGGAGCGCGCCCTGCAAGCCTGCGATCTCTCCGGGCGTCAGACGCCGCTTCCCCTGCCCTCTGAAAGAAGCCAGCAGCGCATCCGAACCAGGCCAGTTGATCCAGCCAGTTTCTGGGGCGGGACCAGCGCGCCAACCGCGACGCCACCCTCGCTTCCACCACACCCACCCTCGGCCAGACCCTGGCCGCCGGAACAGCCCGCGCCGCCAAATCAACCCCCTCTGCGCGGCCCAACCAGCGGGCCAAATATCAACAGAGGTCTGCCCCCAGCCATCAGCGGCAACCTGGGGCCAGCGCCCCTGCGCCGAATGGCAACCGGACCAGCAGGCTCGGCGCCCACACCAGCGCCCAGCGGCCCGCGCAGCGCAGGCGAGAGTGCGGGAACCCTGTTCCCGCAAGGGACGCGGCCCGCAGGGAGCGGCCCGCTGCCAGAACATCCCACCTCAAGCCACCAGGCATACCCCGGCAGGGCCAGTGGACCGGGCAGTATTGGCACACGCAGGCCAACCGGCTCACAGGGCTTGCAAGCCCCCGGCCATATCCTGCCCGACCTCCCTCTTGATCACAGCAGCCGCGCGCTGGTCCCCGCTCCCCCTGGCCGCGAACCGTTGCCCCGCGCGCCCGTCCAGCGTGGCCCGCTGCTCTCTCGCCGTCGGCTGCTCGTTGGCTTTGGCGTCGTCGGCGTCGCCGTTGTAGGTTTTGGCGGGGCAGCTTTCCTTCTCAATCGCGCGCGTTCGCCCTATACCGCCCTGTTCACGCTCAACGGCGACTCGCTGCCGGTACAGTGTGTCGCCTGGTCGCCAAACTCACGCCTGCTGGCAGGCGGCGGCAATAGCAAACTGATAAAAATCTGGGATACACGCACCGGCGCTTCCACCATGACACTGCGGGGCCACACCGACTTTGTGCAGGGCGTGGCCTGGTCAAACAACGGCATCAACCTCGCCTCAGCCTCCGCCGATAAAACCATTCTCATCTGGGACGCGCTGCAAGGCGGCTCGCCAGAACTCACCCTACTCGGCCATACCGATACCGTCTATGCTGTCGCCTGGTCTCCTGATCGCAGCATGCTTGCATCGGCCTCTGCCGACCAGACTGTGCGCATCTGGGACGCTCAACACGGCGGCCAACCCAAACAGATATTGACCGGCCACAGCGATGCCGTCTACGATGTCGCCTGGTCGCCCGATGGCGAACTGGTCGCCAGCGCCTCCAACGACGGAACCACCAAAATCTGGGACTGGCGCCAGGGTGGCGCGGCGCTGCACTCGCTCAATAGCAATACCGGCTTTGTGCGCGGCGTCTCCTGGTCGCCCGACAGCAAGCAGATCGCCAGCGCCTCGCGCGATCAGGTTGTCACCGTCTGGAACGTGGACACCAGTTTCCCACCGGCTTTCACGCTCAGTGGCCCCAAAGACGTAGTGACCTCCGTGAGTTGGTCACAGGATGGCGCGCTGCTGGCGGCTGGCTCAGCCGACCATACCGTACTCATCTGGGATGCCCACCAGGCTGGCCCGCCGCTCAACACCCTCACCGGCCACAGCGAAATGATTACTTCTGTCGCCTGGTCGCCCGATAACACCATGCTCGCTTCGGCCTCCAGCGATAACACCGTCATGGTCTGGCAGCGTCAATCATGA